One Rhinolophus ferrumequinum isolate MPI-CBG mRhiFer1 chromosome X, mRhiFer1_v1.p, whole genome shotgun sequence genomic window, atctgcaaaacagggatgatagtacctacctcagtgggttcttgtgaagattaaatgagttgatggGTGTAAGGaccttagaacagtgcctggatgTAGCAAATGCTatgttaagtattattattattattattattattattattattattattattgtcatataAGACCAAACacaaattgatttataaaaatggataaatacacTGCATGTTAACTTTATCTAAAATAATAAGGTCTCTAAACAggaatttttctcattaaaataagaatttcacTTGGACATAAACATAGTTGACTATATAAAAACTACAAGCATTAGTATGTAGCAAAATTTATCACAGCTATCCCATATGTGTGTTTATTCTATAGATGCTATTTCATGAAGACTGTAAGTTCTATAGAATAAATACACATTTCCTACTgtgttgccccaaaaataagacctagctggacaatcagctctaatgcgttttttggagcaaaagttaatataagacccggtcttattttactataatataagaccgggtcttattttaatttttgctccaaaagacaatagagctgattgtccagctaggtcttattttcgggaaaacagggtaatagcaaaaataaaccaCTATTAGGCTGTAGTACAGTTGACCTACAAGATCTGGTCTATAAGAAGGGATGCCCTATTAAATTTTCTCAAGCTAATTCTACTAGAAGCAGGAATATTTGAGTTGGAAGACCTGTCTGTGGAAAGATCTGAACATGGGAAGGCTCAGGCTTGGGAAAACTAATTTTGAGAAAGGCTGAACCTGGGGAAATGTTGGAACACCTGGACAATGAAACATGTTAGAATACCTGAATGTCAGAAGACAGAAGACGTGGAGATTGAGCCCGCTGTTGGAAGACGTGGATTTTCTGGAAGGCGTGGATTTTCTGGAAGACGTGGCTTTGTTGGAAGACGTGGATTTTCTGGAAGACAGGTTTGTTGGAAGACATGTGTAGGCTGGAAGACATGAATTTGATGGAAGACACAGTTTTGTTGGAAGACAAGGATTTGCTGGAAGACATGGATTTTCTGGAAGCCATGGATTTGCTGGAAGACGTGGAATTTCTGGAAGACCTGGGGATCATTGGAAGACACGGATTTCCTGGAAGACATGGCCTTTCTGGAAGACATGGATTTTCAGGAAGACCCGAATTGTCCGGAAGACCTGGATTGTCTGGAAGATGTAGATTTGCTGGAAGACCTGGAGGTTACTGGAAGTCGTGGATCTCTGGGAAGACATATTTGTGGAACACCAGGATTAAGTGGAAGACATGAATTTTCTGGAAGATGTGGCTTGGTTGGAAAACGTGGATTTTTCTGGAAGACATGGCTCTGTTGGAAGACTTGGCTTTGTTGGAAAACATGGATTTTCTGGAAGATGTGGGTAGGCTGGAAGACATGAATTTTATGGAAGACACAGCATCATTGGAAGACAAGGATTTGCTGGAAGACATGGATTTTCTGGAAGTCACGGATTTAATGGAAGATATGGATTTTCTGGAAGACGTGGATAATCTGGAAGACCTGGGGGTCATTGGAAGACATGTATTTCTTGGAAGACATGGCTTTTCTGGAAGACGTGGATTTTCAGGAAGACCCAAATTGTCCGGAAGACGTGGATTGTTTGGAAGATGTAGATTTTGTGTGGAAGACGTAGACTGACCAGAAGACTGGATTTGGTGGAAGACATGGATTGGCTGGAAGACCTGGATTTTCCCGGTAGATGTGGATTAATGGAAGATCTGGATTTGGTGGAAGACATAGATTTTCTGGAAGACATGGATTTTctggaaaacatatttttgttggaAGACGTGGGTAGTCTGGAAGACATGAATTTGATGGAAGACAAGGATTTGCGGGAAGACATGGATTTTCTGGAAGCCATGGATATGATGGAAGATATGGATTTTCTGGAAGACCTGGAGGTCACTGGAAGACATGGATTTCCTGGAAGACATGGCTTTTCTGGAAGACGTGAATTTTCAGGAAGACCCGAATTGTCCGGAAGACCTGGATTGTCTGGACGACGTAGATTTGCTGGAAGACCTGGAGATTACTGGAAGACATGGATCCCTCGGAAGACATATATTTGTGGAAGACATGAATTTTCTGGAAGACTTGCTTTTGTTGGAAGACCTGGATAGAGTGGAAGACATAGGTTTTGTCTGGAAGACGTGGACTGACTGGAAGACTGGATTTGGTAGAAGACATGGATTGCTGGAAGACCTGGATTTTTCCGGAAGATGTGGATTGATGGAAGACCTGGATTTGGTGGAAGATGTGGATTCTCTGGAAGACATAGTTTTGTTGGAAGACGTGGATTTTTCTGGAAGATGTGGCTTTGTTGGAAGATGTGGGTAGGCTGGAAAACATGAATTTGATGGAAGACACAGCATGGTTTGAAGACAAGGATTTGCTGGGAGACATGGATTCTGTGGAAGATGTTGATAGTCTGGAAGACCTGGGGGGTCATTGGAAGACATGTATTTCCTGGAAGACATGGCTTTTCTGGAAGACATGGATTTTCAGGAAGACCCGAATTGTCCGGAAGACCTGGATTTTCTGGAAGATGTAGGTTTGCTGGAAGACCTGGAGGTTACTGGAAGACGTGGATCTCTAGGAAGACATACTTGTGGAAGACTGAGATTAAGTGGAAGACATGAATTTTCTGGAAGACATGGCTTTGTCGGAAGACCTGGATTTAGTGGAAGACATGGATTGGTTGGAAGACCTGGATTTTCCTGGAAGATGTGGATTGAATGGAAGATCTGGATTTGGTGGAAGATGCAGATTTTTCTGGAAGATGTGGACTGAGTGGAAGACCTGGATTTCTTTCCAGAAGACGTGGATTGACTGGAAGACCTAGATTTTTCTGGAAGACGTGGATTAGCTTGAAGACCTTGAAATTGGTGGAAGACGTGGATTGTCTGGAAGACCTTGAAACCATTGGAAGATGTGGATTTTCGTGGAAGACATGGATTTTGTGGAAGTCCTATAATTGCTGGAAGACTGGATTGTCTGGAAGACATGGATCGTCTGGAAGACGTGGATTGTCTGGAAGACGTGGATTTTCTGGAAGACTGGGATTAGCTGGAAGACGTTCATGTTGTTGGAAGAACTTGGAATCACTTGGAAGACTTGGAATTGCTGGAAGACCTGGAGATGTTGGAAGATCTTGATACTGGCGCCATTGGAAACCCTGGACATTGGAGACATTGGAAGCACAGGATGTTGGAGACATTGGAAGCCTTGGATTTTGACGATATTGGTTATTCTGGACATTGGAGTCTTTGGAGGCCCTGAATGTTAGAATTAGTGGATACTGCAAGTCATGGATCCTGGAAGCCCTGAACACTAGAGACACTGCAAGTCCTGGACCTTGGAAGCCTTAAACATTAGAAGACATGAACAACAGAAGACCAAGACATTTAGAAATCCTAAAATCAGAAGCCCTGGATATTGGGAGACATCGGAAAACGTGGATATTGGCATACTCATGTTAAAAGACACAGAGTTTGAACGATGCTACCTTTCAAAGATGTTGGCGCCCCTGGACAATTGGAGACCTAGACTTTAAGAGACCAGGGTGTTCAGAGACCTAGTCATTCAGACATTGGGGATGTTGGAACACCTGAATGTTGGAAGACCAGGTTCTTGGAGATATTGAAAGACTTGGGCATTGGAGGAACTGGTAATAACAAGATATTATAAAATCAGGATTTAGAAGACACTAAAAGTTGTAGGAACTGAATTATGTAAGTGCTAGGAGATATTGGACTTGGacaaaatgaaatacatggaCTCTAGGAGACTTGTATATAGGAGACATCGGAGGATTGGGAACATAATAAAACTGGAAGTTGAACTCTGGACTCTGAAAGACAAGACCTAAAACTTGAATGTTGATTGCTGGAGATATTAGAAGATCTAGAATTTTAATGACCCCAATATTGAGAAGATTAGAAGACATTGGCACTGGCGATGTTGCAGGCCAGAGACTGGAAGATACGGATGCTGTAACATTTAGATCTGGCAATTGCAGATTTTGGAAGCTATGGAGCTCAGAAGACCTGATGTTAAGAGACACTGAAGAATTGAAAAGCCTAATTTTAGAGCTACTAGAAGGTCATGTTGAAAGATACTGGCAGTGTTGAAAGACATTCATATTAGAATCTGATATTGCATTTAAAAGATGCCATAAGGCTATTGTAATAGACTTCATGACTATGGCACCTCTTTCACTAAAAAGCAAATCACAAGGAAAGGCCATTTTAGGAAGAtgacaaagaaacagagaaattcAAGTAAAAGCAAGTAGTTTGAATGGATTGGAACCTATCTTCATAGTCTCAATAAACTGGCCTTCTGGAATGAGGAATTATCAAAGAATAAGCAATATCAAGGCTGGGGGGGGCTACTTGGCTttagatcaggggtcagcaaacatttctgTAAAGAATCTGATAAATATTTAAGGTTTTGCAGGCTGTATGGTTTCTGTTGTAATTATTCAATTCTGTCACTGTAgtacagccatagacaatacataaatgagtgGGCTTGGCTGGGTTGCAATaagtttattttggggggaaaataaccagttgggccagatttggcccaaggGCCTTAGTTTGCCAATGCCAGATCTAGATGCCAAATCTAGGGTACAGTAACCTTAAGCATATTCCAGGCTAGCATTTACACGCAAGAGAATGAACAAAACAATTTGAAGCCCAATGGTAAATAAATATACTGTGTATGTGATGATACTCAGATCAAGCTGGCTAGAACCTAAGAACGGA contains:
- the LOC117020511 gene encoding cerebellar degeneration-related antigen 1; translation: MDFLEDMAFLEDVNFQEDPNCPEDLDCLDDVDLLEDLEITGRHGSLGRHIFVEDMNFLEDLLLLEDLDRVEDIGFVWKTWTDWKTGFGRRHGLLEDLDFSGRCGLMEDLDLVEDVDSLEDIVLLEDVDFSGRCGFVGRCG